From the genome of Gallus gallus isolate bGalGal1 chromosome 4, bGalGal1.mat.broiler.GRCg7b, whole genome shotgun sequence:
tttcacagaaggaaatgtaGACCTTTAGAAGAGGCCTCTTAACAGTGGATTCCCTCTACAGTGGTGTCCTCATTTGCTTTGCCCTCTTTGGAATAGCTTGTTCTTACAGGTAGTCATTGGGCTAGcctatgatttattttcttgcctAATGTGATTCTAGATCTTTCTGAATTTTGTGGATGCCCTCTTTGCCTGTATGGTATCACTGCTCATGGTGATTCACATCTGAATGCTGAAGTGTTTTCAGCTCCTATTATTATAAGCAAAGGAGGAGTGTGCCAAAAAAGAAATGTCCACATCAGTGTTAACAAGCTGCAGTATTTCCTCAACAATTCCTTGGGCTGCTAGAAACAACTTCACCAGTGTTGTATTATTTTTGGAGGTGATACAAGTCTGTGAGTAAATCCATGCAAATGCCAATCAACCAAACCATGGTTAGAAGTTTAGTGTGTTACTTACAAACATCCAGATTAGTTGTATGGAGCCCCCTTTACCCTCCTGGACAGAACATGGGAACGCAGGAAGCTTTTGGCTGACCAAAAACATGCTCCAGTGCTCTGAAAGTCACAAATGAAAGATCGCAGTTAAACTTGTCAGAATTGATTTGCATATTTCTGTACTGAAGGGTTATTGGCACTGACTATGAGTCTCATTACTGGTGGAGCAGACAACCATTACACTTCTCTTCTGGTGCTTTAAAGCTGGTTCTCAGCACTTCTGCTCTGTCTGTGGCAACTATTGGTGCGTTTGCAGGGAAATAAAGCCCTTATTACATTAAAACAGTTTCCTAACAATCTGATATATAGTGCCTGAAATACGTgttcaaataataaaacagtGGATCTTTCTGCTTTAATGTGTCACACAACATTGCTGGACTCATGTTACAGTGCTGGCATATCTTGTTTGtaagctctgtttttttcctaaatcgTTCTAGTTCCAGATGGTTCAATGTAGGAATAGAACGGCCTGTGCCAGTGACTTGACCTCACTCTTTGTGGTTGTTTCAGCTATGCCGCCTTCTTAAGCAGTATTATATTCCAGTGGTATCTAATGATATTTGATTTCAATACTTCTAGCTATGCACAATTAGAAAATATTAGTCATGGGATGGAGGATGTGTTTATGGTCCCCTTCCCTTGGAAATGTATACTGTATTATAAAGAAATGATATTTTGCAAGAAAACTAATGTAAGAAGCTTTCAGTATTACAGTGAGATTTGTAGgcatgttttttaatttttattttttagatttgtttttcttcctttccaagtCCCAATTTAAATGGATACTTACTTCTCatggggggtggagggaggggagaagaaatACCTTATCAAATGTTTGCCTGGCTTgatttatctctctctctctctctctttttttttgttgttgttgttgtcgctgtaaattatttttttttttgaccagcCTTTTTACTGGATtataataaaacacattttcttagGGTTATGGAGTAATTCATGGATCCATGTGGTTATCTGCAAAGATACCCTTGATattaaggcatttttttttcctgtttggagGAGTTGTTAAAATCCATACCCTGTTCTTCCTATAGTGCCAATAAAGTTTAGAGAAATTCAGCAGATGGTGTCTGGATGATTGCTTAAAACTTGCTTTGAGTCTAGCAGTGTACTTCCCAGTTAGACGTCTGACATGTGGTCCCTTGAAGGTCAGCCTGAGTGTAAGTTTTAATTTTATGGAGGGTAAATTTGTGTCATGTGTAACTTGTAAACTTCCccagcaagaggaggaggaaaaactaTTTCAGGAAGTTGCCAACGGAATACCTGGTGTATAGGGCTGTGCCCAGGTCCTCCAGGAATCTAGCCAAAGGTGAGTTTGTAAGAGGGTAACTTGTTGCATGTCTCAGACTTGCTGCTGGGTCTGTCTGAGTCTGGCCCTGTACCATTGATTTCAACCTCATTTGCTTCACAGCTACTTTGCCCTGGCTTTCTTTCTATTTGTGTTTCCTGAGGCTGCAAGATAGGGCCCAATGATGGAGAAGTATGGCCACTGCCAACTTTCTGCTAATGAACTGTTTGATCCTAGTTTTTGTCTGCTTTCCATGTGGTTGTTAAGAAGGTCTTTGCATAACCTCTGGCTCCTGCTTGCTGCACTGTAAAATAAGGCAGAGATCTCATCAAAACTTGTTGGTACTCAGATTTGCTGTTGTAGGAGGAACTTGAGCTTGTCTGTAACAAAACGTGTAGTGTGGAGAAATGGAAACTTCTGAAACCCGTATTGGGTTTGGCATGGATACAGTTTTTATAGGACAGTCTTCCTCATTCCATCCGGGATTCAAATAAACCTGAACACACGACTAGATGAACTGTGATGTCTAGAACTAGAATTAGATGAACTAGATGAACTTGGACACTACTGTAGTGCATTCTTCAAGAGAAAGCATGCTGATCTGTGTATGCAGCTCTCACAAATGGGGAGATTTACTGCATTTGCTTCATTTACTGCAGTTGCTTCTAGATGGGCAATACCTTCTGACTTACTCTTACATTTCTGAAGGGTCTGGAGACTTCAAAATGGCGTGAATCTGCATCAGAGTTAGGTATTAGGAAAGGGTTCTTTACCTGAGGGTATTCAGGCACAGAACAGGCTCCGCAGGTCAGAGTTCATGGTTccaagctgccagagctcaaggAGCATCCAGACACTGCTTTCAGAtacagggtttgaattttgggtggaGGCAGGgcttggactcagtgatccctaTGGTTCACTTCAAAGGAtggtctgtgattctatgattctcctaGTCTATCTTTAACTGTGGAACTACCAGGCAGCCTAGGATACTAAACTGAATTTATTCCCTTGTTTCTCATGTCAGCTGACCTGGGGAGCTGTTACTTGTAATCTGGCTTCAGACTTCATGCATCTTGCTATAGTGACTCTTCATTGAGAACATGCATCTATTAGCTGTGTTCCAACATCTTGCAGTGCTCAATAGTGCAATATGTTAAGCAATTGCCACACAACTGTCTATGCTTGAAAATCATGAAGTCAAAATATCTCCTACTGAGGAAGCACAAAATAACAGGTACAACTAGTTTTCTCTGTGCCATTCAGTGTGACTGTTCTGTGGAGTTCAGCTTCTCAGCTATGTATAACTCAGTCCTGAGCATGCAGTGTAATTAATTTATACCACTGTATAATCAGAGCAAGTGGTAACTGGCAGGGAACAGTAACTCATCTGTGACCGATGTCaacacagaactgctgcatAGCCATACGCAAGTTGACTCCATGTGTGACATCAAATGTTTCCCTTGCAGGAAGATCAGCTCATCTCTAAGAGAAGAATCTGGGCTGCAGTGCATTCAGAGTTAGGCTAAGGCTAGCTTTTGTCTTGCAGGTCTGCAGCTTGTGGACAACGATGCAGTTCACTGCTACAAAGCAATGCCTGGATGCACACCCGGTTCTATGTGATAGCTCCATCAAAGTTACTAGTAATTTTAGGATTGATATTCTCAAATAGCAGGATGAAGCTGTTGCAAagaacagagaacagaacaaggaggagaaaggaaagaataacaTGAGTCTGAAAAAAGGAGTTTTGGGAGTTCCTTCCAGGAGCATCTTTTGAGAAGGCACTTGCTCTAAGTAAGTGTTAATACCACTCTTACAGCTTTCTAGGGTGCAGAGCTATTTGGAAAATTACAAGTCCCTGTCATTGTTACTGCCTCCGTGCTCTTTTGAAGAAACACAAGACAGGGTTGCTATCCAATCTAGAGTGACTGAAAGGTCAAGGGAATGTGGAATATCCTGCTCTTGACTTGGAAGGTTACGGAGAAGCTTGTCTGTACTCCGCATGCAGCCATAGTGCCCTCCCATTCATCTCTGAAGCATCCTTTACTGACTAAAAGGAGAAGCAACTGTAGCTGCAAATAAAGGCCTTGCCAGGGCACTGTAACTCGCAGTGGCCTTCACCCcgccaggcagctgctgcactgccagaGGTGGCTGTTGCCAAGGAGCACTGTTAAGAATTCATTTTGCTTCCCTGTTCCAGTGTTAGCTCATCTCTGATGATAGCGTTGTTGCCCTCTTTCTTTCAGTGGTGAGAACTTGTCCCTtggtctgtttgttttcagcaattCTAAGGAGGTTGCTGAACATCTAGAGAAAGTTCAGAGCAAGAACTGGAGGGCTGCAACACTATTGCATGATGTCTTGTTGGACCAGTGCTGTGCTGATATCAGTCTGTTTACTTATGCAACAGTCAGGGATGAGGGGGATAATGGCACCTCACAGATACTTTGGAAACTTTTTGTGAGGGTCCCTAGactgggaggaaaggaaatTGTCCTTTGTGTAGTGCAGAGAAAACTGGGTGATGTCTTTCAGGCAAGAAAATCTCATCCTTCCCAGTGTGTGCTAAGATGTTACCAGACATGTCAGCACAGCCACTGCATTGATGGCAGTCTGACCTGCTGGCGAGCAAGAAGAGgcatgtgcatgtgtgtttgcTGGTGGAAACTTGACTTTTACCAAATTTCTGTGAAAGAGTTAAAGATTCACTTCAGCTATGCCTGTCATTCCCATGGTGTGCTGACTTCCAAAGCAATATTTTGaaggggctttttttttgtgtgtgtgctgttttttaatttcctttcttttttgttttctctttctgtgggATAGGCAGTTATTTGAACAGCTTTCTATTTGTATCCTGGACTAAGTGAACTAAGTTTTGCTCTGGAAATTCTGGATTTACTTCTAGGCATGTTGCTAGATAGAATTGGAAGAAAGGAGTaagggaataaaaaataaaattaaaaaaagcaacaccaacaggctttttcctctctgttacAATGACCTTAGCAAAGGATATCTAAACCCAGTATAGGATGTGGTTCCAACCCACCCTAGCAtggctgtttctgttttcacgAGAAAACTGCTGCTTGCCTCTCTGCAGGATTGGATGTGATGATCTCAGACCTGGCTTCCCCCTCTGTACTCTCCTCTCTCCCATCTGGTGGCATTGACCTGCCACTTGCTGTGCTCTGAGTTCCTGGCAAGGAGAGAGGTCAGTGCCAGGCAAACACATGAATGTCCTTGGTGTGAAAACTGCTGCACATACATCTAGTTTATCTCTTGTTTCAAGGTTTGCTGGAGAGATAAGATGccttgtggtttgtttgtttggatcACCGTGTTGCCTGCTGCATCTCTTGATGGTGCCTGAGAAGTGAAGGCAGGATTTGGGACAGGGTGTGTGTACATGCAGAGAGGAACATTTTCCAGCCAATTCTCAatcttatgcttttttttctcctttatggAGTGATTAAAGGGTCAGATTTCAAAAGTTCAGATTAtattactttattaaaaaaaaaaaaaactagattAAATCAAGCATCCTAACGAATGGTGAACTGTTAATTGGACATCAGGGACAATTCAGGATCCTGAGATGAGAGCTGTTCTCAcaccccacaaaaaaaaaaaaaaaaaaaaaaaaaatcaacccaaAAACTGAAGCTGTCCCCTCTGCAGTGTTCTGTTTCTCAGGCAAAGTGGTTTACCCTGGAACAGAGCAACACTGAAGTGATGTCAGTATTTCAGGAAACAAACTGGatgtttcttcttcagaagtttCACTAGCATGAAATATCAGTTAATGTGAAATGTAGTACCTATCTCTGCCTTTGTGGCACTTTTCAACAGAGAATTTAACAAGTGAAAGAACCATGGCTGCTTTTCGTGCCTATCCTAGGAATTGTGTGAATGAATATTCACATTCTACAGCTGGGAGCCTGCAGTATTAGGGAAGGCAATGATGTAGCCAGATGGTGTCCATGTCAGGAGGATGTCTAAGTCTACCTCTCACCCTGTTTGTGTAAGAACTGATGCTCCCCCACCTGTCTTCACAAGGCACCATCATCCAGGCCTTCCGTGTTCCCATCACTCTACTCTTCAAATACTCAGCTGGTGACTCTCTCCCTGCCCCCTTATGTGATTAGACACCGCACTGAACACTGCTCCTAAAATCTGGATTTAGGGCTAGCTCCTACATCGAAAGTCTGGAAGGCAAAACAAGATGAGTCTTCCTTGGGGACTGGTATGAGGAAATGATGCTCGTTACAATACTTTGCTCAGTACCTGTGAGTGCCCTGATACAACCACAAGTGGGCTGGAAAGCAACAAGATTGAAGCAgagtccctccctccctccccagggAGGCTGTCCtaacttttctctcttctttttttttctcctctcaacCATATTTATAACTCTTACTCCAGCTTGCCTTGCAACAAAAGACACTCCAGGAGACACAAAGCAAGACCTCAGTAGCATGATAGCTCAAGGCATCTCGGGGCTCGTGCGACCCTTGTTAAGTGGACTGAAAGTGAGTAAAACTcactttgtttatttctgcaagGTGACAGAGCAGAATTGCATACGATCAAAGCAGGTGTCAAGAAGAGGCTTCAGCTCCACATGCAAGCTCCAGTGTGCTTCTGGGGAATCAAGGTGAGTAAAATCCTTACCCATGCATCACTGCATTAGGAAGTatcttttcagaagggaaatgCATTGAACTCTACCTTGGCCCCCCCAAAAGGGAGCTGGTGTAAAATATGATCTGTAAGGGAGTGGTAGATGAGGTTAAGTAGATGCTGATATGGGATGAAGATTGTTCAGGGAGTGGATCTGTGAGAGGTACTACTCCCTTGTTTCCAGAAGCTTCTGGAGCCATGAAGGCATTCTAAGCATGAATATAGCAACATGGCACAGGAGTTCGTGCACTACTGAGGTCCCATTAGGGACCATGAGGCCTTTAAGGAATGGGGATGGTAGGCAGGGCAGGTCAGGGAGTTGGGCATTCCTGCTGTGCAGATGGTGAGATTGATCAGTGAGGTTCTCTGTGAATGGCAGATTCTCTCACGTttcttgtttctgctgctgtaaatgCAGAGTGGGGAACTGATGTTGTCTGCCACCCTAGGAAGTAAAATAACCTCTCTAGGCAATTGGAAACCCCACTGCAAGCTGCCATGCCTTCCTGCAATGTTTTTTCTGACAGAGATGTGAGGAATGTAGATCAAATCCTCATCTGCTGAGGTGGTGGCTGTAGGTGCCAGAGGCTGTACAAGACCACATCACATATGTCCAGCCAGGCTTCCAAGTGCATTGTCACATGCTGAGTTTTGCTGAGACTGCTTACTTAGGTTAGGATATAAATTTTGTCATGGTTGTTGAGTCTGTGAGTTGAACTGTGCTGTGAATGTTGGTCAGAAGTTGCCCAgatctggagaagaaaaagcgCATGCTGTTTCTCTCTTGTTTGTAGATGCAGTTTCCACAAGTCAGTGCTGACTGATGCTGATGGCCTTGTCCTTAATGCTACTAGATTAAATCCTGCAGGCCGTCAATACAACCAGTTATTTTTCCTAAGCAAGGATTGCATCAACACTGAGGAGGTTACTCAGCATGGTTGCTCTGTAAATTGGGCTGAGCATGTCTTATCATGAGAAAGCCCACTGTGATTGAGTTTACAGAAGTAAGCACTCTGTGAAGGAATAAAGGGCAGAAAAGGAATGGTCAACAAGTAATTCCCTTAGGAAGAGAGGGGGAAACAACGTGTGAATGACAACATTATTTATTGCTTATTACTATTGGATCCTGTGGAATTCTTGTTATTACTGCATTTGGGATTAATATCCCAGGCTCCACAACATACTAATGCTTTCCTTGCCTACAAACGCACCTGCACACCAGAGGCAGTGCAGAGCCTCTGCACTTATTCACTCACAGCTGAACATTTATTCTGAGAGGAGTTTGGTAAAATGGGAACTATTTTGGGTCAGCTCAGATTTGAACTGCTCTAATTCATGCATTCCCACTGAGAACTGACAATCTGAATGTCTTCTAGTATGTGTAGTGTAATCTTTCAAGAAACAGGGCTTGCATGCACATCTCCTTGTCTAGTGCCACGGCTCTAGTACTCAGCCAAAATGCTTTGGCAGAGGATATGCAGGAGAAGGTGGGATACTCTGATTTTTGCAAACTTTTCCTACAGCTCTGCAGACCCAGTGACAGTGCATTTTATAAATCGGGATGGAGAGCGACTCACAACCACGGCCAAAGAAGGGGAGAGTCTCCTGGAAGTTGTAGTCAACCAAAACTTGGCCATTGATGGATTTGGTAGGTGTTGCAGATGGGTATGTACTCTAAGGTGTTCTGTGTTTGTACTGTGACCAGTGGGTGCTTGGGAATAGCACAGCTGCACACACGGTACTGTGCTCTGATGAGAACATGGAACATAGGGAGGATGTATACATCTCTCTTGCTAATTTAATCATCAGGACTTAGCTATGCAGTCAGCTTTCCTTGAATTGCTTAAACCTGGGGTCCCAATTTGCATATGCTCACTGGCAAGGTTCTCTTCCCAACAGCTGCTCGCTGGGCTGGCTTACCACACTGACCCACACTGCTGCCACTGGAACTCCAGTGGCActgtggttggttggttggttggagTTAAAGTATGAATTTGAAAACCGTGATCCTCCCAGAGCAGAGACAGGCTGAAGTCTATCTTCATCTGTTGTGTCTTCTGGTGTCTCTTTCGACATGCTCTAGATGCGTTAAAGGACCTTTCCTCCCACTGTTTCCAGAGATCATCTCCCCTTACCcccatgtttttttctgatttgctGTCACTCCTTCACTTCTCCACCAGGTGCCTGTGAAGGGACACTGGCCTGCTCCACCTGTCACCTCATCTTTGAGAAAGATGTCTTTCAAAAGCTGGATGCCATCTCAGATGAAGAGATGGACATGCTGGACTTGGCATATGGACTCACTGAGACGTAAGTATACCTGCTGGCAGCAATAGATGCTCAAACCTTATTCTGTACTGCGATTGTGCCTTTAgagatgttttctgttgtgTCTTTTACTCCTGTGAAAACTCATCCTGAATCAAATTTTCCAATGCGAGCCgggacttttttcttttactgtggAAACAAATGAACCTcagttaat
Proteins encoded in this window:
- the FDX1B gene encoding adrenodoxin-like protein 2, mitochondrial codes for the protein MMLVTILCSVPVSALIQPQVGWKATRLKQSPSLPPQGGCPNFSLFFFFLLSTIFITLTPACLATKDTPGDTKQDLSSMIAQGISGLVRPLLSGLKVSKTHFVYFCKVTEQNCIRSKQVSRRGFSSTCKLQCASGESSSADPVTVHFINRDGERLTTTAKEGESLLEVVVNQNLAIDGFGACEGTLACSTCHLIFEKDVFQKLDAISDEEMDMLDLAYGLTETSRLGCQVRIKKLMDGLTVRVPVEVSDIRSQLEVGKQSKQ